One region of Cryptosporangium phraense genomic DNA includes:
- a CDS encoding mandelate racemase/muconate lactonizing enzyme family protein, giving the protein MKITAVTPIPVTVELGREPMSFSFVRIETDEGLVGYGEACDSYAATYAGVIGEIITQVLSPLLVGREFVVVEPVVEHLRLATRRRLGEKGVAAHARSAVEIALWDLVAQAAGRSVSEQLGQVRDRVNVYASSTFLDEGPAQFHADLLAPLLERGVRYAKVRVGPRWQQDLRTLTELRDLLPDDLELMIDGSDTFTLPTAMQVAERLGDLGIRWFEEPIPQANRAAIAALSARSSVPIAYGEHLYGREDMLDALANDGISVVQPDASTCGIAEARAVAGIATFYGARVVPHICAGPVALAANLAVAASVHNINLVEYPFFLEPAWEALGGGKQFGIEAIEDGSLAVPSGPGLGVRLPEDAATTYPYRLPGTRIVGTVGGVLDRFVGDR; this is encoded by the coding sequence ATGAAGATCACAGCCGTCACGCCGATCCCGGTGACCGTCGAGCTCGGCCGCGAGCCCATGTCGTTCTCGTTCGTCCGGATCGAGACCGACGAGGGCCTGGTCGGGTACGGCGAGGCCTGCGACAGCTACGCCGCCACCTACGCCGGCGTGATCGGCGAGATCATCACCCAGGTGCTGTCGCCGCTGCTCGTCGGCCGGGAGTTCGTCGTCGTCGAACCGGTCGTCGAGCACCTGCGCCTGGCCACCCGGCGTCGGCTGGGCGAGAAGGGCGTCGCGGCTCACGCCCGCAGCGCGGTCGAGATCGCGCTCTGGGACCTCGTCGCCCAGGCCGCCGGACGATCGGTCAGCGAGCAGCTCGGCCAGGTCCGCGACCGGGTGAACGTCTACGCGTCCTCGACGTTCCTCGACGAGGGCCCGGCCCAGTTCCACGCCGACCTGCTCGCCCCGCTCCTGGAGCGGGGCGTCCGGTACGCGAAGGTCCGCGTCGGCCCGCGCTGGCAGCAGGACCTGCGCACGCTCACCGAGCTGCGCGACCTGCTCCCGGACGACCTCGAGCTGATGATCGACGGCAGCGACACGTTCACGCTGCCGACCGCGATGCAGGTCGCCGAGCGGCTGGGCGACCTCGGCATCCGCTGGTTCGAGGAGCCGATCCCGCAGGCCAACCGGGCGGCGATCGCGGCCCTGTCGGCCCGGTCGAGCGTCCCGATCGCCTACGGCGAGCACCTCTACGGACGGGAGGACATGCTCGACGCGCTGGCCAACGACGGCATCTCGGTCGTCCAGCCCGACGCCTCGACCTGCGGGATCGCCGAGGCCCGGGCCGTCGCCGGAATCGCGACGTTCTACGGAGCGCGGGTCGTGCCGCACATCTGCGCCGGTCCGGTCGCGCTCGCCGCCAACCTGGCGGTGGCGGCGTCGGTGCACAACATCAACCTGGTCGAGTACCCGTTCTTCCTGGAGCCGGCCTGGGAAGCGCTCGGGGGTGGCAAGCAGTTCGGCATCGAGGCGATCGAGGACGGCTCGCTCGCGGTCCCGTCCGGCCCGGGTCTCGGCGTCCGCCTGCCCGAGGACGCGGCCACGACGTACCCGTACCGGCTCCCCGGCACCCGGATCGTCGGGACTGTCGGCGGAGTGCTCGACCGCTTCGTCGGGGACCGCTGA
- a CDS encoding TetR/AcrR family transcriptional regulator: MPATKSRRAPTKGDQREQALIDAARAVFRDRPISQVTIDELAGAAGIARSGFYFYFESKQALLAAVVDQGIAEADLEMAEWLAAEGLDRAALRRGLAAGLARWKIDGRWLREAFITPDPGPEVQHVRNRLVDEGCGHFSDRIERDARAGRTVPGPPALIAKMAVNLRVITFADVYANPGEYDEDEVLDTLTDAILRLVYGETPTEAGR; the protein is encoded by the coding sequence GTGCCAGCCACGAAGAGCCGCCGTGCCCCCACGAAGGGCGACCAGCGCGAACAGGCGTTGATCGACGCCGCCCGGGCCGTGTTCCGCGACCGGCCGATCAGCCAGGTGACGATCGACGAGCTGGCCGGTGCGGCCGGCATCGCGCGCTCGGGGTTCTACTTCTACTTCGAGTCCAAGCAGGCGCTGCTGGCCGCGGTCGTCGACCAGGGCATCGCCGAGGCCGACCTGGAGATGGCCGAGTGGCTCGCCGCCGAGGGGCTCGACCGGGCCGCGCTGCGCCGAGGGCTGGCCGCGGGGCTGGCCCGCTGGAAGATCGACGGTCGCTGGCTGCGCGAAGCGTTCATCACGCCGGATCCCGGCCCGGAGGTGCAGCACGTCCGTAACCGCCTGGTCGACGAGGGCTGCGGGCACTTCAGCGACCGCATCGAGCGCGACGCGCGGGCGGGCCGGACCGTGCCGGGGCCCCCGGCGCTGATCGCCAAGATGGCGGTGAATTTGCGGGTCATCACGTTCGCGGACGTGTATGCGAATCCGGGCGAGTACGACGAGGACGAGGTGCTCGATACGTTGACCGACGCGATCTTGCGCCTGGTCTATGGGGAGACGCCGACGGAGGCCGGGCGGTAG
- a CDS encoding amidohydrolase family protein, whose product MTDRHVPDEWTPGRTVVFTGASVITMDPAVGDFVGDVVVTGPTITAVGPGAGASAPAGALVVDATGTVITPGLVDGHVHAWEGALRGISPDSDIMAYLNLTHTTLAPLMTPDDVAIGERVTAVRAIEQGVTTIVDNSHNVRSLEHGQAVVGALREAGLRAVVAAGVGLGQPDAHLHRAVLDLRDSTADDPRIDVRLMELFPSVAGLTFAAENGLGLVAETIAGMGDLDAVMTPELLGPHVTLDHVLGLADAHWRAIADSGAAIALVPRSDPHYGLAVAGPVLTANRFGVQEAISTDNEFEYGSDLLGELRTLLITQRGQAYAAAQAGSADAPRPYGVRDALRAATVGGARAAGLDGTIGVLRPGAKADLTVFSLARLRPIASHLGAVASYAESQDVTAVVVDGVPRKWNGAVLGVDRDDLVRQAEASRDRLLKQVGVEVDGLRFSGALELPS is encoded by the coding sequence ATGACTGATCGGCACGTCCCGGACGAGTGGACGCCGGGCCGGACCGTCGTGTTCACCGGCGCCAGCGTCATCACGATGGACCCGGCGGTGGGCGACTTCGTCGGCGACGTCGTCGTCACCGGCCCCACGATCACCGCGGTCGGGCCGGGCGCGGGCGCCTCGGCGCCGGCCGGCGCGCTGGTCGTCGACGCCACCGGCACCGTGATCACGCCGGGGCTCGTCGACGGGCACGTGCACGCCTGGGAGGGCGCGCTGCGCGGGATCTCGCCGGACAGCGACATCATGGCCTACCTGAACCTCACCCACACCACGCTGGCCCCGCTGATGACGCCCGACGACGTCGCGATCGGGGAACGCGTCACAGCCGTGCGGGCGATCGAGCAGGGCGTCACGACGATCGTCGACAACAGCCACAACGTCCGGAGCCTGGAGCACGGGCAGGCGGTCGTCGGCGCGCTCCGCGAAGCGGGGCTGCGCGCGGTCGTGGCGGCCGGGGTCGGCCTGGGTCAGCCGGACGCCCACCTGCACCGGGCCGTCCTCGACCTGCGGGACTCGACGGCCGACGACCCGCGGATCGACGTCCGGCTGATGGAGCTGTTCCCCTCGGTGGCGGGTCTGACGTTCGCGGCCGAGAACGGGCTCGGGCTGGTCGCCGAGACGATCGCCGGGATGGGCGACCTGGACGCGGTGATGACGCCGGAGCTGCTCGGCCCGCACGTCACGCTCGACCACGTCCTGGGCCTGGCCGACGCCCACTGGCGGGCGATCGCCGACAGCGGGGCGGCGATCGCGCTGGTGCCCCGGTCGGATCCGCACTACGGGCTCGCGGTCGCCGGCCCGGTGCTCACCGCGAACCGGTTCGGCGTCCAGGAGGCGATCAGCACCGACAACGAGTTCGAGTACGGCAGTGACCTGCTCGGCGAGCTGCGCACGCTGCTGATCACCCAGCGCGGCCAGGCCTACGCGGCCGCCCAGGCCGGTTCCGCGGATGCCCCGCGGCCGTACGGGGTCCGGGACGCGCTGCGGGCGGCGACCGTCGGCGGGGCCCGGGCCGCCGGTCTGGACGGGACGATCGGCGTGCTGCGGCCGGGCGCCAAGGCCGACCTGACCGTGTTCTCACTGGCCCGGCTGCGCCCGATCGCGTCCCACCTCGGTGCGGTGGCCAGTTACGCCGAGTCGCAGGACGTCACCGCGGTCGTCGTCGACGGGGTACCGCGGAAGTGGAACGGCGCGGTGCTCGGCGTCGACCGGGACGACCTGGTGCGGCAGGCCGAGGCGAGCCGGGATCGGCTGCTGAAGCAGGTCGGGGTCGAGGTCGACGGGCTCCGCTTCAGCGGAGCCCTCGAACTGCCTTCCTGA
- a CDS encoding response regulator transcription factor, translated as MNAKVDAVVRACRVASSEVALFEAVSDQLHDLVPFDGAAWFATDPATLLGTSAVRVENIGTGHCESYWERECLVEDALLFRDVARSSPGVGTLYDVTGNRPASSARFREYLAPQGYGDELRAAFRLGTTTWGVLDLYRERSRAPFTAGDREQIQQIVPPVARALRAFAAGTRSPAAPAGPGTALFDARGTLLSLDAQAEILFAEIGGPDWRAFPATMTPVHAITARATAVVLGRDPGPAVTRLRAASGRWLSLHASRLRGPDGSPGPTAVTVEPARAEQIAPILVAAHALTPREQQVTRAVARGLTSQEIAAELFLSPHTVRDYLKTIFAKVGVSSRGELVATVFAYPANEG; from the coding sequence GTGAACGCGAAGGTCGACGCGGTGGTCCGGGCCTGCCGGGTCGCGAGCTCCGAGGTGGCGCTGTTCGAGGCCGTCTCCGATCAGCTGCACGACCTGGTCCCGTTCGACGGCGCGGCCTGGTTCGCCACCGACCCGGCCACCCTGCTCGGCACCAGCGCCGTCCGGGTGGAGAACATCGGCACCGGCCACTGCGAGTCCTACTGGGAACGGGAGTGCCTCGTCGAGGACGCCCTGCTCTTCCGGGACGTGGCCCGCAGCTCCCCGGGCGTCGGGACACTCTACGACGTCACCGGCAACCGGCCGGCCAGCAGCGCCCGCTTCCGCGAGTACCTGGCTCCGCAGGGCTACGGCGACGAGCTCCGGGCCGCGTTCCGGCTCGGCACCACGACCTGGGGCGTCCTCGACCTGTACCGGGAACGCTCGCGCGCGCCGTTCACCGCCGGTGACCGCGAACAGATCCAGCAGATCGTCCCGCCGGTCGCCCGGGCGCTGCGGGCGTTCGCGGCCGGGACGCGGAGCCCGGCCGCGCCCGCGGGCCCCGGCACCGCGCTGTTCGACGCCCGCGGCACGCTGCTCTCGCTCGACGCCCAGGCCGAGATTCTGTTCGCGGAGATCGGCGGCCCGGACTGGCGGGCGTTCCCGGCCACGATGACCCCGGTGCACGCGATCACGGCCCGGGCCACCGCGGTCGTGCTCGGCCGGGACCCCGGTCCCGCGGTCACCCGGCTGCGGGCCGCGTCCGGGCGCTGGCTCTCCCTGCACGCGTCCCGGCTGCGCGGGCCGGACGGCTCCCCCGGGCCGACCGCGGTGACCGTGGAACCCGCCCGCGCGGAACAGATCGCCCCGATCCTCGTCGCCGCGCACGCGCTCACCCCGCGCGAGCAGCAGGTCACCCGGGCCGTGGCACGCGGGCTGACCAGCCAGGAGATCGCGGCCGAGCTGTTCCTCTCGCCGCACACGGTGCGGGACTACCTCAAAACGATCTTCGCCAAGGTCGGGGTGAGCAGCCGGGGCGAACTCGTGGCCACCGTGTTCGCGTACCCCGCAAACGAGGGGTGA
- a CDS encoding ROK family protein: MQPDSFAPDSPGAVLRLVRSGQASSRSDIARITHVSASTAATRVEALIDIGLLHETGAGRSRGGRRPRRLELRTDAGVVAAADLGANHATLALFDFGGALLEERSLPMDIADGPERVLGWVVEQVRALRTASDAPLAGLTVGVPGPVDFRAGRVVSPSRMPGWNGADVPALTKALVDVPVLVENDANLMALGEFSAAPDGCEHLVFLKAGSGIGCGVIASGALHRGARGAAGDISHAPVSDQQDVPCSCGRNGCLDAVASGAALARKLAEAGFDVQGTAGVVEIAKNAEPVSARMFRDAGRATADVLATIVNFFNPDTLVLGGQLSQAEPYVASIRSTLYERCLPMAVEKLTITPSRAGRRTGVIGGGQLMLEHLFDPNRVNALAQA; the protein is encoded by the coding sequence GTGCAGCCTGACTCGTTCGCCCCGGACTCGCCGGGTGCCGTCCTGCGTCTGGTGCGCTCCGGACAGGCTTCCTCCCGTTCGGATATCGCCCGTATTACCCACGTTTCGGCGTCTACCGCGGCCACCCGGGTCGAAGCCCTGATCGATATCGGGTTGTTGCACGAGACCGGGGCCGGCCGCTCCCGGGGCGGCCGGCGTCCGCGCCGGCTCGAACTCCGCACCGACGCCGGGGTCGTGGCCGCCGCCGACCTGGGCGCGAACCACGCCACGCTGGCGCTGTTCGACTTCGGTGGCGCGCTGCTGGAAGAGCGCAGCCTGCCGATGGACATCGCCGACGGCCCGGAGCGGGTGCTGGGCTGGGTCGTCGAGCAGGTCCGCGCGCTGCGCACCGCGTCGGACGCCCCGCTGGCCGGGCTGACCGTCGGGGTGCCCGGGCCGGTCGACTTCCGGGCCGGCCGGGTCGTCTCACCCTCCCGGATGCCCGGCTGGAACGGTGCCGACGTGCCCGCGCTGACGAAGGCGCTGGTCGACGTGCCGGTGCTGGTGGAGAACGACGCGAACCTGATGGCGCTGGGGGAGTTCTCGGCCGCTCCCGACGGATGCGAGCACCTGGTCTTCCTGAAGGCCGGCTCGGGCATCGGCTGCGGCGTGATCGCGTCCGGCGCGCTGCACCGCGGGGCCCGGGGCGCGGCCGGCGACATCTCGCACGCGCCGGTCTCCGATCAGCAGGACGTGCCGTGCTCCTGCGGCCGGAACGGCTGTCTGGACGCCGTGGCCAGCGGTGCCGCGCTGGCCCGCAAACTCGCCGAAGCCGGCTTCGACGTCCAGGGGACGGCCGGGGTGGTGGAGATCGCGAAGAACGCCGAGCCGGTGTCGGCCCGGATGTTCCGCGACGCCGGCCGGGCCACCGCGGACGTGCTGGCCACGATCGTCAACTTCTTCAACCCGGACACGCTGGTGCTGGGTGGGCAGCTCAGCCAGGCCGAGCCGTACGTGGCGAGCATCCGGTCGACGCTGTACGAGCGGTGCCTGCCGATGGCCGTCGAGAAGCTGACGATCACGCCCAGCCGGGCGGGGCGCCGTACGGGCGTGATCGGTGGGGGGCAGTTGATGCTGGAGCATCTGTTCGACCCGAACCGGGTCAACGCGCTGGCCCAGGCGTAG
- a CDS encoding MFS transporter → MSFRTRLALPVACYVVLLVSALQTLVVPVVADIQADLGVSTSAASWVVTANLLAAAVFTPLLGRLGDLYGRRPVMLGVLTVVLLGSVLAAATSSLPLLLAGRVAQAASFGLFPLSIGMLREELPPRRLTGAMALVSGMLSVGAGFGLVVTGVLMRHGGDYHELFWLAAALTAVGLAGVWLLPRRAGVATGRLDWAGAALLGLGLVLLILPMEEGNGWGWGSVRVLGCLAAAAVVLAVFVLFERRIAHPLVSARMLSHRPIVVANLVGLFLGFSMFAVFLAVSALVQTPRGIAGYGFGASVLAASLVYLLPGTASGVISAPLGGRLVARFGAKTTLIVAAVLAGVGFALLAVLHSATWQVIVGALIVNSAVTFGYAALPALLIANVEPAETGIANSVNSIARSVGMSLGTAFVVTMTTRNPIPGPVPLPREAQFVATFVVGAVLAAAAAVLVAWALPRVREVALSPREAEADEVLGAAGLPIPAPR, encoded by the coding sequence ATGTCCTTTCGAACGCGCCTTGCGTTGCCCGTCGCCTGCTACGTGGTGCTCCTCGTCTCGGCGCTGCAGACCCTCGTCGTTCCGGTGGTCGCCGACATCCAGGCCGACCTCGGCGTCTCGACCAGCGCGGCCAGCTGGGTGGTGACCGCCAACCTGCTCGCGGCCGCGGTGTTCACCCCGCTGCTCGGCCGGCTGGGCGACCTCTACGGCCGCCGTCCGGTGATGCTCGGCGTGCTGACGGTCGTCCTGCTCGGCTCGGTGCTCGCCGCGGCCACGTCGAGCCTTCCGCTGCTGCTGGCCGGCCGGGTGGCCCAGGCGGCCAGCTTCGGCCTGTTCCCGCTGTCGATCGGCATGCTCCGCGAGGAGCTGCCGCCGCGGCGACTGACCGGTGCGATGGCCCTGGTCAGCGGCATGCTCTCGGTCGGCGCCGGGTTCGGCCTGGTGGTGACCGGCGTGCTGATGCGCCACGGCGGCGATTACCACGAGCTGTTCTGGCTGGCCGCCGCGCTCACCGCCGTCGGCCTGGCCGGCGTCTGGCTGCTGCCCCGGCGCGCGGGCGTGGCCACCGGCCGGCTCGACTGGGCCGGTGCGGCTCTGCTCGGCCTCGGCCTCGTGCTGCTGATCCTCCCGATGGAGGAGGGCAACGGCTGGGGCTGGGGCTCGGTCCGGGTGCTCGGCTGCCTGGCCGCCGCCGCCGTCGTCCTCGCGGTGTTCGTGCTGTTCGAGCGACGGATCGCGCACCCGCTGGTCAGCGCCCGGATGCTCAGCCACCGGCCGATCGTGGTGGCCAACCTCGTCGGCCTGTTCCTCGGCTTCTCGATGTTCGCGGTGTTCCTGGCCGTGTCCGCGCTGGTGCAGACCCCGCGCGGGATCGCCGGCTACGGCTTCGGCGCCTCGGTGCTCGCGGCGAGCCTCGTCTACCTGCTGCCCGGTACGGCCAGCGGGGTCATCTCGGCGCCGCTCGGCGGCCGGCTCGTCGCCCGCTTCGGCGCGAAGACGACGCTGATCGTCGCGGCCGTGCTGGCCGGCGTCGGCTTCGCGCTGCTGGCCGTGCTGCACTCGGCCACCTGGCAGGTGATCGTCGGGGCGCTGATCGTCAACAGCGCGGTCACGTTCGGGTACGCAGCCCTGCCCGCGCTGCTCATCGCCAACGTCGAGCCGGCCGAGACCGGCATCGCCAACAGCGTCAACTCGATCGCCCGCTCGGTCGGCATGTCGCTGGGCACCGCGTTCGTCGTCACGATGACGACCCGCAACCCCATCCCCGGCCCGGTCCCGCTGCCCCGTGAGGCGCAGTTCGTCGCGACGTTCGTCGTCGGGGCGGTGCTGGCGGCGGCGGCCGCCGTGCTGGTCGCCTGGGCCCTGCCCCGGGTTCGCGAGGTCGCGCTCAGCCCGCGCGAGGCCGAGGCCGACGAGGTGCTCGGAGCGGCCGGCCTGCCAATCCCGGCCCCGCGGTAG
- a CDS encoding SDR family NAD(P)-dependent oxidoreductase: MAVLDTFSLAGKRAVVTGGSRGIGKALTRGLAEAGAAVAIISRDAQVAAHTVEELRAEGHDVSAVTGDLTAGPGLIDAAADALGGLDVLVNNAGACIHKPALEATDDEWDAVFDLNVKALWRSSREAARHLTPGGGTIINVGSMSGYIVNRPQPQAAYNASKAAVHHLTKSLAAEWAPLGIRVNALAPGYVNTEMAPVDRPEFRRYWIEDAPQQRYARPEEMAPATVFLASEASAFMTGSILVIDGGYTVF, encoded by the coding sequence ATGGCGGTTCTCGACACGTTCTCGCTGGCCGGCAAGCGGGCCGTCGTCACCGGCGGCAGCCGGGGCATCGGCAAAGCGCTCACCCGGGGCCTGGCCGAGGCCGGGGCCGCGGTCGCGATCATCAGCCGGGACGCCCAGGTGGCCGCGCACACGGTCGAGGAGCTGCGGGCCGAGGGACACGACGTCTCCGCGGTCACCGGCGACCTCACCGCCGGACCGGGCCTCATCGACGCCGCCGCCGACGCCCTCGGCGGCCTGGACGTCCTGGTCAACAACGCCGGCGCCTGCATCCACAAGCCGGCCCTCGAGGCCACCGACGACGAGTGGGACGCGGTGTTCGACCTCAACGTCAAGGCGCTGTGGCGCAGCAGCCGGGAAGCCGCCCGGCACCTGACGCCGGGCGGCGGCACGATCATCAACGTCGGATCGATGTCCGGGTACATCGTGAATCGCCCGCAGCCGCAGGCCGCGTACAACGCGTCCAAGGCCGCGGTGCACCACCTGACCAAGTCGCTGGCCGCCGAGTGGGCGCCGCTGGGCATCCGGGTCAACGCGCTCGCGCCCGGTTACGTCAACACCGAGATGGCGCCCGTCGACCGTCCGGAGTTCCGCCGGTACTGGATCGAGGACGCCCCTCAGCAGCGCTATGCCCGGCCGGAGGAGATGGCGCCGGCCACCGTGTTCCTGGCTTCGGAAGCGTCAGCGTTCATGACCGGTTCGATCCTCGTCATCGACGGCGGCTACACGGTCTTCTAG
- a CDS encoding flavin-containing monooxygenase — MNQRSVMSRTPSDVTTSWLHDFEAALAARDPDRVAALFAPTSFWRDLVAFTWNITTAENRAGVRDLAAATSAAASNFRVTEAEDVDGVPTAYFTFETAVGRGSGLLRLTDEGAFTLLTTLDELKGHEETRPKGVDHGARKDRVTWTERRTAELENPHPEVVVIGGGQGGIALGARLRQLGIDHLVVDKHERPGDQWRSRYKSLCLHDPVWYDHLPYIPFPTNWPVFAPKDKIGDWLEMYTRVMEVNYWGSTTATNARWDDVEKEWTVTVDRAGQTVVLHPKHLVFALGVSGKPNVPVIPGQDVFAGEQHHSSQHPGPDAYKDRKVVVIGSNNSAFDICGALWEVGADVTMVQRSSTHIVRSDSLMEIALGDLYSERAVAAGVTTHKADTIFASLPYRLLPTVQIPVYEAIAEHDRDFYQRLEKSGFRHDWGDDGSGLFLKYLRRGSGYYIDVGAAELVASGEVKLAQGQVVELTEHGVRLDTGQELPADVVVYATGYSSMNGLAADIVGQEMADAVGKVWGLGSDTTKDPGPWEGEERNMWKPTRQEGLWFHGGNLHQSRYYSLYLALQLKARLEGIPTPVYALAEVHHTS; from the coding sequence ATGAACCAAAGGAGTGTCATGTCTCGAACGCCGTCCGACGTCACCACATCCTGGCTCCACGACTTCGAAGCCGCGCTCGCCGCCCGCGACCCCGACCGCGTCGCCGCGCTCTTCGCCCCCACGAGCTTCTGGCGCGACCTCGTCGCGTTCACCTGGAACATCACCACCGCCGAGAACCGCGCGGGCGTGCGCGACCTGGCCGCCGCGACCTCGGCCGCCGCGTCGAACTTCCGCGTCACCGAGGCCGAGGACGTCGACGGCGTCCCGACCGCGTACTTCACGTTCGAGACCGCCGTCGGACGCGGCTCCGGCCTGTTACGGCTCACCGACGAGGGTGCCTTCACGCTGCTGACGACGCTCGACGAGCTGAAAGGCCACGAGGAGACGCGCCCGAAGGGCGTGGACCACGGCGCCCGGAAGGACCGCGTCACCTGGACGGAACGCCGCACCGCCGAGCTCGAGAACCCGCACCCCGAGGTCGTGGTCATCGGCGGCGGCCAGGGTGGCATCGCGCTGGGGGCGCGGCTGCGCCAGCTCGGCATCGACCACCTGGTCGTCGACAAGCACGAGCGCCCCGGTGACCAGTGGCGCAGCCGCTACAAATCCCTCTGCCTGCACGACCCGGTCTGGTACGACCACCTGCCGTACATCCCGTTCCCGACGAACTGGCCGGTGTTCGCGCCGAAGGACAAGATCGGCGACTGGCTCGAGATGTACACCCGGGTCATGGAGGTCAACTACTGGGGCTCCACGACGGCCACGAACGCCCGCTGGGACGACGTCGAGAAGGAATGGACGGTCACCGTCGACCGCGCGGGCCAGACCGTCGTGCTGCACCCGAAGCACCTCGTCTTCGCCCTCGGGGTGTCGGGGAAGCCCAACGTGCCGGTCATCCCGGGGCAGGACGTGTTCGCCGGCGAGCAGCACCACAGCTCGCAGCACCCGGGGCCGGACGCGTACAAAGACCGGAAGGTCGTCGTCATCGGGTCGAACAACTCGGCGTTCGACATCTGCGGCGCGCTCTGGGAGGTCGGAGCCGACGTCACGATGGTGCAGCGCAGCTCGACGCACATCGTGCGGTCGGACTCGCTGATGGAGATCGCGCTCGGCGACCTCTACTCCGAGCGGGCCGTGGCCGCGGGCGTCACCACGCACAAGGCCGACACGATCTTCGCGTCGCTGCCCTACCGGCTGCTGCCGACCGTCCAGATCCCGGTCTACGAGGCGATCGCCGAGCACGACCGGGACTTCTACCAGCGGCTGGAGAAGTCCGGCTTCCGCCACGACTGGGGCGACGACGGGTCCGGGTTGTTCCTGAAGTACCTGCGCCGCGGATCGGGCTACTACATCGACGTCGGTGCGGCCGAGCTCGTGGCGAGCGGCGAGGTCAAGCTGGCCCAGGGTCAGGTGGTCGAACTGACCGAGCACGGCGTGCGGCTCGACACCGGCCAGGAGCTACCGGCCGACGTCGTCGTCTACGCGACCGGCTACAGCTCGATGAACGGCCTGGCCGCCGACATCGTCGGCCAGGAGATGGCCGACGCCGTCGGCAAGGTGTGGGGGCTCGGCTCCGACACGACCAAGGACCCGGGCCCGTGGGAGGGCGAGGAGCGCAACATGTGGAAGCCCACCCGGCAGGAGGGGCTGTGGTTCCACGGCGGGAACCTGCATCAGTCGCGCTACTACTCGCTCTACCTCGCGCTGCAGCTCAAGGCCCGGCTGGAGGGCATCCCGACCCCGGTCTACGCGCTGGCCGAGGTGCACCACACGTCCTAG
- a CDS encoding amino acid ABC transporter ATP-binding protein, which translates to MIEVLGANKYFGEAHVLRDIDLTVESGEVVVVVGPSGSGKSTLCRTINRLESLSSGEIRIDGAPLPSEGKALARLRAQVGMVFQSFNLFGHRTILDNVALGPVHVTKVQKARARKDGLELLERVGIADQADKYPAQLSGGQQQRAAIARALAMRPKVMLFDEPTSALDPEMVNEVLDVMTELAREGMTMVVVTHEMGFARRAANRVVFMDAGQIVEQDTPDAFFTRPSSDRARDFLSKVLSH; encoded by the coding sequence ATGATCGAGGTACTCGGCGCGAACAAGTACTTCGGCGAGGCGCACGTGCTGCGTGACATCGACCTCACGGTGGAGTCCGGCGAGGTCGTCGTGGTCGTCGGCCCCTCCGGCTCCGGCAAGTCGACGCTCTGCCGGACGATCAACCGGCTCGAGTCGCTCAGCTCCGGCGAGATCCGCATCGACGGCGCCCCGCTGCCCAGCGAGGGCAAGGCCCTGGCCCGGCTGCGCGCGCAGGTCGGCATGGTCTTCCAGTCGTTCAACCTGTTCGGCCACCGCACGATCCTCGACAACGTCGCGCTCGGCCCCGTCCACGTCACCAAGGTCCAGAAGGCCCGGGCCCGCAAGGACGGCCTGGAGCTGCTGGAGCGGGTCGGCATCGCCGACCAGGCCGACAAGTACCCGGCCCAGCTCTCCGGCGGCCAGCAGCAGCGGGCGGCGATCGCCCGGGCCCTGGCCATGCGTCCGAAGGTCATGCTCTTCGACGAGCCGACCAGCGCGCTCGACCCCGAGATGGTCAACGAGGTCCTCGACGTCATGACCGAGCTGGCCCGCGAGGGCATGACGATGGTCGTCGTCACCCACGAGATGGGGTTCGCCCGCCGGGCCGCCAACCGTGTGGTGTTCATGGACGCCGGCCAGATCGTCGAGCAGGACACTCCCGACGCGTTCTTCACCCGGCCGTCCTCGGACCGCGCCCGGGATTTTCTCTCCAAGGTCCTCAGTCACTGA